A window of the Aromatoleum aromaticum EbN1 genome harbors these coding sequences:
- a CDS encoding IS1182-like element ISAzo2 family transposase, giving the protein MAFHPIDRDTDFLLPPSVQDWLPEAHLARYVVDVVEQLDLSAMERAYAGRGSDAYHPATLLALLIYGYATGTFSSRKIERATYDSLAFRYIACNRHPDHDTLANFRKRFGGEFEAAFVQVLQVARENQLSRFGTVSLDGTKIHANASRHSALSYGHARTIEAQLKVEVQELMKLAAAADQSSLPDGVKLPDEIRRREDRLAAIAAAKAKIEARAAERFEREQAEHQAKLAKRQAQEAKTGKKPGGKPPKPPQAGPRADDQINLTDEESRIMPVSGGGFEQSYNAQAVVDTESMLILATHVTQATNDKEQVAPMLAKVQSNPEGLNRPATWLADTGYYSEKNVTACVAAKIEPLIAVKRDEHHPDWRERFSEPEPLAAGASAVETMKHKLKTRAGRAAYALRKQTVEPVFGIIKSVMGFRQFLLRGLDNVTNEWTLVCLAWNLKRMAVLRPQ; this is encoded by the coding sequence ATGGCGTTCCACCCGATAGATCGAGACACAGACTTTCTGTTGCCGCCCTCGGTGCAGGACTGGCTGCCGGAAGCGCATCTGGCGCGGTACGTGGTGGACGTCGTCGAGCAGCTGGATTTGTCGGCGATGGAGCGGGCGTACGCCGGCCGTGGCAGCGACGCTTATCATCCGGCAACGCTGCTGGCGCTGCTGATCTACGGCTACGCCACCGGGACCTTCTCGAGCCGCAAGATCGAGCGCGCGACCTACGACTCGCTGGCGTTCCGTTACATCGCCTGCAACCGGCATCCCGACCACGACACGCTGGCCAATTTCAGGAAGCGTTTCGGCGGGGAGTTCGAAGCGGCCTTTGTCCAGGTGCTGCAGGTAGCCCGCGAGAACCAGCTCTCACGCTTTGGCACGGTGAGTCTGGACGGGACCAAGATCCACGCCAATGCGAGCCGGCACAGTGCGCTCTCCTATGGCCACGCACGGACGATCGAGGCGCAGCTCAAGGTCGAGGTGCAGGAGCTCATGAAGCTGGCCGCGGCGGCCGATCAATCCTCGCTGCCGGACGGGGTGAAGCTGCCCGACGAGATTCGTCGTCGCGAGGACCGGCTAGCGGCGATCGCGGCGGCGAAGGCCAAGATCGAAGCGCGTGCCGCGGAGCGCTTCGAACGCGAACAGGCCGAGCACCAGGCCAAGCTCGCGAAGCGGCAGGCGCAGGAAGCCAAGACCGGCAAGAAGCCGGGGGGCAAGCCGCCGAAGCCGCCGCAAGCCGGTCCGCGCGCCGACGATCAGATCAACCTGACCGACGAAGAGTCCCGGATCATGCCGGTGTCGGGCGGCGGATTCGAGCAGAGCTACAACGCGCAGGCGGTGGTCGATACTGAGTCGATGCTCATCCTCGCCACTCACGTGACCCAGGCGACCAACGACAAGGAACAGGTCGCGCCGATGCTCGCGAAAGTCCAGTCCAATCCCGAGGGGTTGAACCGGCCGGCGACCTGGCTCGCTGACACCGGTTACTACAGCGAAAAGAACGTCACGGCGTGCGTCGCCGCGAAGATCGAACCGCTGATCGCGGTCAAGCGCGACGAGCACCATCCGGATTGGCGGGAGCGTTTCAGCGAACCTGAACCGTTGGCCGCAGGCGCCTCGGCGGTCGAGACGATGAAGCACAAGCTCAAGACCCGGGCCGGCCGCGCGGCCTATGCGCTGCGTAAGCAAACGGTCGAGCCGGTATTCGGCATCATCAAGTCGGTGATGGGCTTCCGCCAGTTTCTGCTGCGCGGCCTTGATAACGTGACAAACGAATGGACCCTCGTTTGCCTCGCGTGGAATTTGAAGCGCATGGCCGTATTGCGTCCGCAGTAA
- a CDS encoding tyrosine-type recombinase/integrase, translated as MTAHSDNWPKSVTIKSESAVTTRGFTGHTISESAVTLGRNPHLQHERPPSTSSAIFVRPMAPRGEPSTAGAIQKVITNAYQRSGLPHSGSHALRHTLACRLVEHGSSLKEVADLLRHRSLNTTLIYAKLDTPKLSTVPLPWPGSES; from the coding sequence GTGACCGCCCATTCCGACAACTGGCCGAAATCGGTCACGATCAAATCGGAATCCGCGGTCACGACCCGCGGATTCACCGGTCACACTATTTCGGAATCAGCGGTCACGTTGGGTCGGAATCCGCATCTGCAGCACGAGCGCCCTCCGAGCACCAGTTCTGCCATCTTTGTGCGTCCTATGGCGCCGCGCGGTGAGCCCAGCACAGCGGGTGCGATTCAGAAAGTAATCACTAATGCATATCAACGCAGCGGCCTACCACATTCTGGATCGCATGCATTGCGCCACACGCTCGCATGCCGACTCGTGGAGCACGGAAGTTCGCTCAAGGAGGTCGCCGATCTTCTGCGCCACCGTTCGCTGAACACGACGCTGATCTACGCCAAGCTCGACACGCCAAAGCTCTCGACGGTGCCGCTACCGTGGCCTGGGAGCGAATCATGA
- a CDS encoding flavodoxin family protein, which yields MRTLLIVYHTMTGGTMQMARSAAAGASADGTVAVQLFHAREAGPQDVLDADGYIFATPENLAAISGQMKDFFDRSYYPVLDRINGRPYATLVCAGSDGANAARQIDRIATGWRLRRIAPPLIVCTHAQTTEAILRPKQIAMEDLRRCGELGAAMAAGLAMGIF from the coding sequence ATGAGAACGCTGCTAATCGTCTACCACACCATGACCGGGGGTACGATGCAGATGGCACGCTCCGCGGCGGCCGGTGCCTCTGCGGATGGAACGGTGGCAGTGCAGCTCTTCCATGCCCGGGAGGCCGGCCCTCAGGATGTCCTGGATGCGGATGGGTACATCTTTGCAACCCCTGAGAACCTGGCTGCCATCTCCGGGCAGATGAAGGACTTCTTCGATCGTAGTTACTACCCTGTGCTGGACCGTATCAATGGGCGTCCCTATGCGACCCTTGTCTGCGCAGGCAGTGACGGCGCCAACGCGGCACGACAGATTGATCGCATCGCCACCGGTTGGCGGCTGAGACGGATCGCACCCCCACTGATCGTCTGCACGCATGCCCAAACTACCGAGGCGATCCTTCGGCCCAAGCAAATCGCCATGGAGGATCTTCGACGCTGCGGAGAGCTCGGAGCCGCGATGGCAGCCGGTCTGGCGATGGGTATCTTTTGA
- a CDS encoding tyrosine-type recombinase/integrase, which yields MSARLRLQTRVADYLAERRRLGFELQSHDTLLADFAQFVADRHHHGPLTVELMADWVRTGKGGIGTPETWYRRMAILRRFIRYLRQFEPQTEMPEASIFGPEPGRVAPHIYREEEIVDLLVAARTLGPRGSLRPATFETLFGLMASTGLRVSEALHLGDTDVDLKRGMLTVRQTKFAKSRQLPLHPSTIEVLARYRRQRIRHVPTTANTPFFIGSRGRRLGRPLGDRQVHRVFNALRDRLDWVNRGAHAAPRLHDLRHYLPFLTMSRCAARSRSFKYLQQLRER from the coding sequence ATGAGCGCGCGTCTCCGCCTGCAGACGAGAGTCGCCGACTATCTGGCCGAGCGCCGTCGGCTTGGTTTCGAGCTGCAGTCCCACGACACACTCCTGGCTGACTTTGCGCAGTTCGTCGCCGATCGGCATCACCACGGCCCGCTGACCGTCGAGCTGATGGCCGATTGGGTACGAACCGGTAAAGGGGGAATCGGTACACCGGAAACCTGGTACCGCCGGATGGCGATACTGCGTCGATTCATCCGCTATCTGCGACAGTTTGAGCCGCAAACCGAGATGCCCGAGGCGTCGATCTTCGGGCCTGAACCGGGCCGGGTGGCGCCCCACATCTACCGCGAAGAGGAGATCGTTGATCTGCTGGTCGCTGCCCGCACACTGGGGCCACGCGGCAGCTTGCGTCCGGCGACCTTCGAAACCTTGTTTGGCCTGATGGCCTCGACCGGGTTGCGCGTGTCCGAAGCGCTTCACCTGGGCGATACCGACGTCGATCTCAAGCGCGGGATGCTGACCGTACGACAGACCAAGTTCGCCAAGTCGCGCCAATTGCCCTTGCATCCGAGCACGATCGAAGTGCTGGCACGCTACCGGCGGCAGCGAATACGGCACGTACCGACAACGGCCAACACGCCGTTCTTCATTGGCAGTCGAGGTCGGCGGCTGGGGCGGCCGCTCGGCGATCGACAGGTTCATCGCGTCTTCAATGCCCTGCGTGATCGCCTCGACTGGGTCAATCGAGGTGCGCATGCAGCACCGCGCCTGCATGATCTTCGTCACTATCTACCCTTCCTGACTATGTCTCGTTGTGCCGCTAGATCCCGAAGTTTCAAGTACTTGCAGCAGCTTAGAGAAAGATAA
- a CDS encoding tyrosine-type recombinase/integrase, giving the protein MSRRRCLQARIDDYLAERRRQGFHLRSRYAFLSSFARFVEAKRHRGPLTAELMIEWVRAGKDGHGDEGTWARSWGRLRHFNYYLQQFEPDTEVPEASLFGPEPGRVAPHIYRDDEIDDLLAAARTLGPSGSLRPFTYETLFGLMASTGLRVSEAIHLRDADVDLKRGMLMIRQTKFAKSRQLPIHPSTVKALARYRKQRERHLPTTTGMPFLIGSRGRRLGLPLGERQAHRVFTGLRDGLGWVNRGGHEAPRLHDLRHTFAVRRLVPWYADGAEVDQKMLALSTYMGHAEIFYTYWYLTAVPELVAIAAARFEQFADLAGDDDA; this is encoded by the coding sequence ATGAGCAGGCGCCGATGCCTGCAGGCCAGAATCGACGACTATCTGGCCGAGCGCCGCCGCCAAGGTTTCCATCTGCGCTCCCGTTACGCCTTCCTCTCCAGCTTTGCTCGCTTCGTCGAGGCCAAGCGCCATCGCGGTCCGCTGACGGCGGAACTCATGATCGAATGGGTACGTGCCGGCAAGGATGGCCATGGCGATGAGGGTACTTGGGCGCGCAGTTGGGGACGGCTGCGGCACTTCAACTATTATCTGCAGCAGTTCGAGCCGGACACCGAGGTTCCCGAGGCGTCGCTCTTCGGCCCGGAACCTGGTCGCGTTGCGCCCCATATCTACCGTGACGACGAGATCGACGATTTGCTCGCGGCGGCGCGCACACTCGGCCCCTCTGGCAGCCTTCGGCCATTCACCTACGAAACCCTGTTCGGCCTGATGGCCTCGACCGGGTTGCGCGTCTCCGAAGCCATTCACCTGCGCGATGCGGATGTCGACCTCAAGCGCGGGATGCTGATGATCCGGCAGACCAAGTTCGCCAAGTCCCGGCAACTGCCGATCCATCCCAGCACGGTCAAGGCGCTGGCGCGCTACCGGAAACAACGCGAGCGGCATCTTCCAACGACAACCGGTATGCCGTTCCTGATCGGCAGTCGCGGCCGCCGACTGGGACTGCCACTTGGCGAGCGGCAGGCGCACCGCGTCTTTACCGGCCTGCGTGACGGCCTCGGCTGGGTCAATCGCGGCGGACACGAGGCTCCTCGCTTGCACGACCTGCGCCACACCTTCGCGGTGCGGCGGCTGGTGCCCTGGTATGCCGATGGTGCCGAGGTCGACCAGAAGATGCTGGCGCTGTCGACCTACATGGGTCATGCCGAGATCTTCTACACATACTGGTACCTCACCGCCGTTCCCGAGTTGGTAGCGATCGCTGCCGCCCGGTTCGAGCAATTCGCCGATCTCGCGGGAGATGATGATGCGTAA
- a CDS encoding site-specific integrase codes for MTYFIHEQVVLSRPPEGPLAAHLASFANFVGEQGYSVFSLRRHVRIAAGFSRWLGQSGIQVDSICSAHAVEYLRDRARYLRPGRGDTAVLQHLITFLRREGVIPQEKVEPTRLTAVEHCVQDYAQYLCEARGLATATIINYVPFVREFLKQQFGEEGATLSRLNASDVVRFVQGQVPRLHLKRAKLMTTALRSFLRYARYRGDVTRDLAAAVPVVANWSMTSIPRAIAAEEVRQLLGSIDRDQPTGRRDYAILLLLARLGLRSGEVAFLELDDIDWNAGQLHVRGKGGQRNEFPLPVEVGEAIVAYLHSGRPRSASRRVFLRTRAPNRGFQGACGVCSLVRHAIERAGIHAPTRGAHQFRHGLATEMLRQGASLGEIGELLGHRHPQTTKIYTKVDLEALRTLALPWPGGAR; via the coding sequence ATGACCTACTTCATCCATGAGCAAGTCGTTCTATCGCGGCCGCCTGAAGGGCCGCTGGCGGCACACCTTGCGTCATTTGCGAACTTCGTGGGCGAACAGGGGTACAGCGTTTTTTCGCTGAGGCGGCACGTTCGGATCGCTGCAGGTTTTAGTCGATGGCTTGGACAAAGCGGAATCCAGGTGGACAGCATCTGCAGTGCGCACGCCGTCGAGTATTTACGTGATCGCGCCCGGTATCTGCGACCTGGTCGCGGTGATACGGCGGTGCTTCAACACCTCATTACCTTTCTGCGCCGTGAGGGCGTGATTCCGCAGGAGAAGGTCGAGCCCACCCGACTGACCGCAGTTGAGCACTGTGTCCAAGACTATGCGCAGTATTTGTGCGAAGCACGTGGTTTAGCCACAGCAACGATCATCAACTACGTGCCGTTCGTCCGGGAGTTTCTCAAGCAACAATTTGGCGAGGAAGGCGCCACGCTCTCGCGCCTGAATGCCAGCGATGTCGTGAGATTTGTGCAGGGCCAAGTTCCGCGCCTGCATCTGAAGCGCGCGAAGCTCATGACCACCGCGCTGCGCTCCTTCCTGCGCTATGCGCGTTATCGTGGCGACGTCACCCGGGATCTGGCCGCCGCCGTACCGGTCGTGGCGAACTGGTCGATGACGTCGATCCCGCGGGCGATCGCAGCCGAAGAAGTCCGTCAGTTGCTGGGCAGCATCGATCGGGATCAGCCGACAGGGCGCCGTGACTATGCCATCTTGCTGCTGCTCGCACGACTGGGCTTGCGTTCGGGCGAAGTGGCATTTCTCGAACTCGATGACATCGACTGGAACGCAGGACAATTGCATGTACGCGGCAAAGGTGGCCAGCGAAACGAGTTTCCCTTGCCGGTCGAGGTCGGCGAAGCGATCGTCGCCTACCTGCACTCGGGGCGCCCGCGTAGCGCCAGCCGTCGCGTATTCTTGCGTACCAGAGCGCCGAACCGCGGTTTCCAGGGAGCGTGCGGTGTGTGCTCCCTGGTCCGGCACGCGATCGAGCGCGCCGGCATCCACGCCCCTACGAGGGGGGCGCATCAGTTTCGCCACGGATTGGCCACCGAGATGTTGCGCCAGGGCGCCTCGCTGGGCGAGATCGGCGAGCTGCTGGGTCACCGCCATCCACAGACCACGAAGATCTACACCAAGGTCGACCTCGAGGCATTGCGCACCCTGGCTCTGCCGTGGCCCGGAGGTGCGCGATGA
- a CDS encoding IS1634-like element ISAzo6 family transposase: MFVKITTSGGRRYLQLVQSYRDDAGRVKKRTVATLGRLDQVGGELDSVISGLLRISGREPMGERPAAPSVAFESARALGDVWALTELWKELGFGALRRVFRRTRHTTDVEALIRVMVLNRLCDPDSKLGVLRWLETVALPEVDVKAITHQQLLRSMDALMAHQAAVDAVVTGLLRPLVDQDLSVVFYDLTTIRAEGLTNVAGDVRAFGMAKEGLIARQFMLGVVQTADGLPIYHEVFAGNAAETTTLLPTLTTVLERFPEVRRLILVADRGLLSLDNLEALEAVRLASGEPLEFIIAVPGRRYHEFAELLGPFQRTHCTQARAEVTGELAWQGLRLIVAHAPATAAVQSTRRNGEIAALIAQGEAWASKLVEQDGGVKHRGRKLSDSGAKARFYHAVCEAHLSKIIRVDLKAELFRYEIDETARRLAELMDGKLLLVTNTKDLAPADVVTRYKALADIERGFKVLKSEIEIGPVYHRLPERIRAHASICFMALILHRIMRARLRAAHTGLTPERALEQLHRIQHHRVRLGAAEPVTGVSSINAHQNEVLSALRVKKPVAPEQLTLL; encoded by the coding sequence ATGTTCGTCAAGATCACCACCTCCGGCGGCCGCCGCTACCTTCAACTCGTCCAGTCCTATCGGGACGATGCCGGGCGGGTGAAGAAGCGTACCGTGGCAACGCTCGGTCGCCTCGACCAGGTCGGCGGCGAGCTCGACTCGGTGATCAGCGGGCTGCTCAGGATCTCCGGCCGAGAACCCATGGGCGAGCGCCCGGCGGCCCCTTCGGTCGCGTTCGAATCGGCCCGCGCACTGGGCGACGTCTGGGCGCTCACCGAGCTGTGGAAGGAGTTGGGCTTCGGGGCGCTGCGCCGGGTGTTTCGCCGTACGCGCCACACGACCGATGTCGAGGCGCTCATCCGCGTGATGGTGCTCAACCGCCTGTGCGATCCGGACTCCAAGCTCGGCGTGCTGCGCTGGCTCGAGACGGTCGCGCTGCCCGAGGTCGACGTCAAGGCGATCACGCATCAGCAATTGCTGCGCAGCATGGATGCGCTGATGGCTCACCAGGCGGCGGTCGATGCGGTGGTGACGGGACTCCTGCGCCCGCTCGTCGATCAGGACCTGTCGGTCGTCTTCTACGATCTCACCACGATCCGCGCCGAGGGGCTCACGAACGTGGCCGGCGACGTACGCGCCTTCGGCATGGCCAAAGAGGGGTTGATTGCCCGCCAGTTCATGCTTGGCGTGGTGCAGACGGCCGACGGGCTTCCGATCTATCACGAGGTGTTCGCGGGCAACGCGGCCGAGACGACGACGCTCCTGCCCACCCTCACGACGGTGCTCGAACGCTTCCCCGAAGTGCGCCGGCTTATCCTCGTGGCCGACCGCGGGTTGCTCAGCCTGGACAACCTCGAGGCGCTCGAGGCGGTGCGGCTCGCGAGCGGTGAGCCGCTCGAGTTCATCATCGCGGTGCCGGGGCGGCGCTATCACGAGTTCGCCGAGCTCCTCGGCCCCTTCCAGCGCACGCACTGCACGCAGGCGAGGGCCGAGGTGACCGGCGAACTCGCTTGGCAGGGGCTGCGGCTCATCGTCGCCCACGCTCCGGCGACAGCCGCGGTGCAGAGCACACGGCGCAACGGCGAGATCGCCGCGCTCATCGCGCAGGGCGAAGCCTGGGCCAGCAAGCTCGTCGAGCAAGACGGCGGGGTCAAGCACCGCGGCCGCAAACTCTCGGACAGCGGGGCCAAGGCGCGCTTCTACCACGCGGTGTGCGAGGCGCATCTGTCCAAAATCATCCGCGTCGACCTCAAGGCCGAGCTCTTCCGCTACGAAATCGACGAGACGGCCCGGCGGCTTGCCGAACTCATGGACGGCAAGCTCCTGCTCGTGACCAACACGAAGGATCTCGCCCCTGCCGACGTCGTCACGCGCTACAAGGCGCTCGCCGACATCGAGCGCGGCTTCAAGGTGCTCAAATCCGAGATCGAGATCGGGCCGGTCTATCACCGGTTGCCCGAACGCATCCGCGCACACGCCTCGATCTGCTTCATGGCGCTGATCCTGCACCGCATCATGCGCGCGCGGCTGCGTGCGGCGCACACCGGGCTCACCCCCGAGCGGGCGCTCGAGCAGCTGCATCGCATCCAGCACCACCGCGTCCGGCTCGGCGCCGCCGAACCTGTGACGGGGGTGTCTTCCATCAACGCACACCAGAACGAGGTCCTCAGTGCCCTGCGGGTGAAAAAACCGGTCGCGCCTGAGCAGCTGACGCTGTTGTAG
- a CDS encoding site-specific integrase encodes MITPASFAALLERFFTQRLMQQRQASPHTISSYRDTFRQFLKFVQQRLHKSPSRLSLEEIDAPLIVAFLDDLEKCRRVSIRSRNLRLTAIHSFFRYVAFEAPEHSAQIQRVLAIPSKRFTRNLVSFLARAEVDALLAAPDQHTWSGRRDHAFLLVAVQTGLRLSEMTGLKRDDLILGAGAHVRVVGKGRKERCTPLAKSTLTVLKAWLREPQRGEGDVLFPSAKGERLSVHGVQYLLNKHRLAASEACPSLTQKRITVHRLRHTMAMDLLQAGVDRSVIALWLGHESVETTQIYLDANLEMKEQALAKTAPPHGTPGRYKPGDQLLNFLNSL; translated from the coding sequence ATGATCACCCCTGCCAGCTTTGCTGCGCTGTTGGAGCGTTTCTTTACCCAGCGCCTGATGCAGCAACGCCAAGCGAGTCCGCACACGATCAGCTCCTATCGCGATACCTTTCGTCAATTTCTGAAATTCGTTCAGCAACGGCTGCATAAGTCACCGTCACGGCTGAGCCTGGAGGAGATCGATGCCCCATTGATCGTGGCGTTTCTCGATGACTTGGAGAAGTGCAGACGGGTGAGCATCCGTAGCCGTAATCTGCGCCTCACTGCGATCCACTCCTTCTTTCGTTACGTGGCATTCGAGGCCCCCGAGCATTCCGCGCAGATCCAGCGGGTGCTCGCCATCCCCAGCAAGCGCTTCACGCGCAACTTGGTCTCGTTTCTCGCACGTGCCGAAGTCGATGCCTTGCTGGCGGCTCCGGATCAGCACACGTGGTCTGGCCGGCGCGATCACGCCTTTTTGCTGGTGGCGGTGCAGACAGGGCTACGTTTGTCTGAAATGACCGGGCTCAAACGCGACGACCTCATCCTCGGGGCCGGCGCTCACGTGCGCGTGGTGGGCAAGGGTCGCAAGGAACGCTGTACGCCGCTGGCCAAGTCCACGCTCACCGTGTTGAAAGCCTGGCTGCGCGAGCCGCAACGCGGAGAGGGCGACGTGCTCTTCCCCAGCGCCAAGGGCGAGCGTCTCAGCGTCCACGGCGTGCAGTACTTGCTGAACAAGCATCGCTTGGCGGCCTCGGAGGCGTGCCCTTCGTTGACGCAGAAGCGAATCACTGTTCACCGCTTGAGGCACACGATGGCCATGGACCTGCTTCAAGCGGGCGTTGATCGTTCGGTGATTGCCTTGTGGCTCGGACACGAATCGGTGGAGACCACGCAGATCTATCTCGATGCGAACCTCGAAATGAAGGAGCAGGCCCTTGCGAAGACAGCTCCACCCCACGGCACGCCCGGGCGCTATAAACCGGGAGACCAGCTCCTGAACTTCTTGAATAGTCTGTAG
- a CDS encoding site-specific integrase, which yields MNRTSPSRSAQRVRSSAEIPAPIADELRRYDDHLRDVRGLSAGTRRDRCRIVEQLLRKKFADGVVNMATLRAVDVRRFIARQLGDSPSHSAAAQLASALRSYLRYRTICGDSVAGLNAVISSPVQWKLASLPRALRPDQVQRLLGAFPYGRWPRRGYAIVRCALDMGLRAGEIANLLIEDIDWREGTVTLKGTKSRRQDVLPLPMATGQALADYLQHERPAISSRAIFLCRRGSRDIPITTDAVQNVIRRACRRVGLPDSGSHLLRHTLACRLVENGSSLKEVADVLRHRSLETTRIYAKLDTPNLAEVALPWPGSES from the coding sequence ATGAACCGAACCTCGCCGTCCCGGAGCGCGCAGCGTGTGCGCTCTTCTGCAGAAATTCCCGCTCCCATCGCTGACGAACTGCGTCGGTACGACGACCACCTGCGTGACGTACGCGGCCTTTCGGCAGGCACGCGTCGCGACCGCTGCCGCATCGTCGAACAGCTATTGAGGAAGAAGTTTGCCGATGGCGTCGTCAACATGGCCACGCTACGTGCGGTCGATGTTCGCCGCTTCATCGCTCGGCAACTGGGGGACAGCCCCTCGCATTCCGCCGCAGCCCAATTGGCATCGGCCTTGCGAAGTTACCTCCGCTACCGAACCATCTGCGGCGACTCGGTTGCCGGACTGAACGCAGTCATTTCCTCTCCGGTGCAGTGGAAGCTTGCTTCGCTGCCGCGCGCCCTCCGGCCGGACCAAGTTCAACGGCTGCTGGGTGCATTCCCCTACGGGCGCTGGCCCCGACGAGGTTATGCCATTGTCCGCTGCGCACTCGACATGGGACTGCGCGCTGGCGAGATTGCGAACCTGCTGATCGAAGACATCGACTGGCGCGAAGGCACCGTCACGCTGAAGGGCACGAAGTCGCGACGGCAGGATGTCCTGCCGCTGCCGATGGCGACCGGACAAGCGTTAGCGGACTACCTGCAGCATGAGCGTCCAGCAATCTCAAGCCGGGCGATCTTCCTTTGCCGCCGCGGTTCGCGTGACATCCCGATCACCACTGATGCGGTTCAGAACGTGATCCGCCGTGCCTGCCGACGGGTCGGCTTGCCCGATTCCGGTTCGCACCTACTCCGTCACACGCTGGCCTGCCGTCTGGTCGAGAACGGCAGCTCGCTCAAGGAGGTTGCCGATGTCCTGCGGCACCGTTCTCTGGAAACCACCCGGATCTACGCCAAGCTCGACACCCCAAACCTCGCCGAGGTCGCGTTGCCCTGGCCGGGGAGCGAATCATGA
- a CDS encoding tyrosine-type recombinase/integrase, whose amino-acid sequence MNTLRQAVQEYLSLRRALGFKLREAGKALHDFVTFMERRRADYVTHELALAWAQQPSNVQPAHWAQRLSFVRGFARHHSATDPRTQIPPPGLLPFQPKRARPYLYSDEEIRRLLGAALTMPCRYERGALRPWTFHALFGLLSVSGLRLGEARNLQLQDVDLEAAALTIRGAKFGKSRLVPLHGSTCEVLADYIARRNRHWEARPVSSYLFVSSSGNRLDGGDIHRTFYALSRQIGLRGVSDSHGPRLHDMRHAFATNTLVRWYQCDQDPQRQLPILSAYLGHVHVEDTQWYLSSSPELMREAMRRLERRWEDRP is encoded by the coding sequence ATGAACACGCTGCGACAGGCCGTTCAAGAGTACCTGAGTCTGCGGCGCGCTCTGGGGTTCAAGCTGCGCGAGGCGGGCAAGGCGTTACATGACTTCGTCACGTTCATGGAGCGGCGCCGCGCCGACTATGTAACGCATGAGTTGGCGCTCGCCTGGGCGCAACAACCTTCAAACGTCCAACCGGCGCACTGGGCGCAGCGACTGAGTTTCGTACGCGGATTTGCTCGCCATCACAGTGCCACGGACCCACGCACGCAGATTCCGCCGCCGGGCTTGTTGCCGTTTCAACCCAAGCGAGCGCGCCCGTACCTGTACTCGGATGAGGAGATTCGGCGCTTGCTGGGCGCGGCGCTCACGATGCCGTGCCGTTATGAACGCGGTGCGCTGCGCCCGTGGACCTTCCATGCCCTTTTCGGGTTACTGAGCGTCTCGGGCCTGCGCCTGGGCGAAGCCCGCAACCTCCAGCTTCAGGACGTGGATCTCGAGGCGGCGGCGTTGACGATTCGCGGTGCCAAGTTCGGCAAGTCTCGACTCGTACCTTTGCATGGCTCCACCTGCGAAGTACTTGCCGACTACATCGCGCGACGCAACCGTCATTGGGAGGCACGGCCGGTGTCCTCCTACCTGTTCGTATCCAGCTCGGGCAATCGTTTGGACGGCGGCGATATTCACCGAACTTTCTACGCCTTGTCGCGGCAGATTGGATTACGCGGGGTATCGGACAGTCACGGACCACGCCTGCACGACATGAGGCACGCATTTGCGACAAATACCCTCGTGCGCTGGTACCAATGTGATCAAGATCCGCAGCGTCAGCTGCCGATCCTGTCCGCCTACCTCGGCCATGTCCACGTCGAGGATACGCAGTGGTACTTGAGCAGTTCTCCGGAACTGATGCGCGAGGCGATGCGCCGGCTCGAGCGGCGCTGGGAGGATCGGCCATGA